The following proteins are co-located in the Conyzicola lurida genome:
- the lspA gene encoding signal peptidase II, producing the protein MAETTSTAATASAPKVRILALVVLAVVAVCVFAIDQVAKYLVVENLTERQPVAVIGELLQFTFVRNPGAAFSLFSGTTWIFAIIATAVAVFIVVFARRIRSIAWAVLFGLLLGGNLGNLFDRLFREPGFGVGHVIDFIQIYWFPAIFNVADMAIVVSMGIFIVLTIKGVGLAGSRETSRTADAAAQDIS; encoded by the coding sequence TTGGCGGAAACAACTAGCACTGCCGCGACGGCCAGTGCGCCGAAGGTCAGGATTCTGGCCCTCGTCGTACTGGCCGTCGTTGCCGTGTGCGTGTTCGCGATCGACCAGGTGGCGAAGTATCTCGTCGTCGAGAACCTGACCGAACGCCAGCCGGTCGCCGTCATCGGCGAGCTGCTGCAGTTCACCTTCGTGCGCAACCCGGGTGCGGCGTTCTCGCTGTTCAGCGGCACCACGTGGATCTTCGCGATCATCGCCACCGCCGTCGCCGTCTTCATCGTCGTCTTCGCCCGACGCATCCGCTCCATCGCCTGGGCCGTGCTGTTCGGCCTGCTGCTCGGGGGTAACCTGGGCAACCTGTTCGACCGTCTCTTCCGCGAACCGGGCTTCGGCGTCGGCCACGTCATCGACTTCATCCAGATCTATTGGTTTCCGGCGATCTTCAACGTCGCCGACATGGCCATCGTCGTCAGTATGGGAATTTTCATCGTGTTGACCATCAAGGGCGTCGGCCTCGCCGGCAGTCGAGAAACCAGCAGAACCGCGGATGCCGCGGCTCAGGACATCTCCTGA
- a CDS encoding DivIVA domain-containing protein, with amino-acid sequence MALTPEDVVNKRFQPTKFREGYDQDEVDDFLDEVVVELRRLNQENEELRQRLIASDSRINELQRSAGQNGSAPSFSAPAESAQEQAEPVQEQAAPEPVAAPEPFVAPAPQYAAPTAYAAPAPVTDPAVDPNNTNNLLQLARRLHEEHVREGVEKRDALIAEGQEQATRLVQEATAAQQAAAQEAAAAQQAAAQEAEAAQRAKLSTIEAERQQLEAERQQLENRVEELRNFEREYRLKLKSYIEGQLRELDSNNVIGSTEAPTSTPPASPYAAQSAAQPAAGANYTGFGGNN; translated from the coding sequence ATGGCTTTGACTCCTGAAGACGTAGTCAACAAGCGGTTCCAACCGACCAAATTTCGCGAAGGCTACGACCAGGACGAAGTCGACGACTTCCTCGACGAAGTTGTCGTCGAGCTGCGTCGCCTGAACCAGGAGAACGAAGAGCTCCGCCAGCGTCTGATCGCGAGCGACTCGCGCATCAACGAGCTGCAGCGCAGCGCCGGCCAGAACGGCTCCGCGCCGAGCTTCTCTGCCCCGGCCGAATCCGCGCAGGAGCAGGCCGAGCCCGTCCAGGAGCAGGCAGCGCCCGAGCCCGTCGCAGCGCCCGAGCCGTTCGTCGCTCCGGCACCGCAGTACGCGGCGCCCACGGCCTATGCGGCTCCCGCGCCGGTCACCGACCCCGCCGTCGACCCCAACAACACGAACAACCTCCTGCAGCTGGCCCGCCGCCTGCACGAGGAGCACGTCCGTGAGGGTGTCGAGAAGCGTGACGCTCTGATCGCCGAAGGCCAGGAGCAGGCGACCCGCCTCGTGCAGGAAGCCACCGCCGCCCAGCAGGCCGCCGCTCAGGAAGCAGCAGCGGCCCAGCAGGCAGCAGCTCAGGAGGCGGAGGCCGCCCAGCGCGCCAAGCTCTCCACCATCGAGGCGGAGCGCCAGCAGCTCGAGGCCGAGCGCCAGCAGCTCGAGAACCGCGTCGAAGAGCTCCGCAACTTCGAGCGCGAGTACCGCCTCAAGCTGAAGAGCTACATCGAGGGCCAGTTGCGCGAGCTCGACTCGAACAACGTCATCGGTTCCACCGAGGCTCCCACGTCGACGCCCCCAGCGTCGCCGTACGCCGCCCAGTCCGCCGCGCAGCCCGCAGCGGGCGCCAACTACACGGGCTTTGGCGGAAACAACTAG
- a CDS encoding RluA family pseudouridine synthase: MENRSLPVPDGLEGVRVDSALAKLLGFSRTFAAEVAEAGGVTADGVVLGKSDRLTADSWLEVSWENKHAPVVVPVVVSDLGIVYDDDDFVVVDKPVGVAAHPSVGWTGPTVLGALAGGGIRVSTSGAAERAGIVHRLDAGTSGLMVVAKSERAYTELKRQFHDREVSKIYHAVVQGHPDPLAGTIDAPIGRHPGSSWKFAVTADGKPSVTHYETLEAFPSASLLEINLETGRTHQIRVHMAAQRHPCVGDAMYGADPSISARLGLARQWLHAMKLEFTHPGTGDRVRFESRYPDDLQHALNVLREA, from the coding sequence ATGGAGAACCGCAGCCTGCCCGTCCCCGACGGTCTCGAAGGCGTCCGGGTCGACTCGGCCCTCGCCAAGCTCCTCGGCTTCTCCCGCACGTTCGCGGCCGAGGTCGCCGAGGCCGGGGGAGTGACCGCCGACGGCGTCGTCCTCGGCAAGTCCGACCGCCTGACCGCCGACTCCTGGCTCGAGGTCTCGTGGGAGAACAAGCACGCCCCTGTGGTCGTGCCCGTCGTGGTGAGCGACCTCGGGATCGTCTACGACGACGACGACTTCGTGGTCGTCGACAAGCCCGTCGGCGTCGCCGCGCACCCCTCCGTGGGGTGGACAGGACCCACCGTGCTCGGCGCCCTCGCGGGCGGCGGCATCCGGGTGTCGACCTCCGGGGCCGCCGAACGCGCCGGAATCGTGCACCGCCTCGACGCCGGCACGAGCGGCCTGATGGTCGTCGCCAAGTCGGAGCGCGCCTACACCGAGCTCAAGCGCCAGTTCCACGACCGCGAGGTCTCGAAGATCTACCACGCCGTCGTGCAGGGCCACCCCGACCCTCTCGCGGGAACCATCGACGCCCCCATCGGCCGCCACCCCGGCAGCTCGTGGAAGTTCGCGGTCACCGCCGACGGCAAACCCTCGGTCACGCACTACGAGACGCTCGAGGCGTTCCCCAGCGCGTCCCTGCTCGAGATCAACCTCGAAACGGGCCGCACGCACCAGATCCGGGTGCACATGGCTGCGCAGCGGCATCCCTGTGTCGGCGACGCCATGTACGGGGCCGACCCGTCCATCTCTGCCCGCCTGGGACTCGCCCGGCAGTGGCTGCACGCCATGAAGCTCGAATTCACGCACCCCGGCACGGGTGACCGCGTGCGGTTCGAGAGCCGGTATCCGGATGACCTGCAGCACGCCCTCAATGTCCTCCGTGAGGCTTAG